In one window of Bdellovibrio bacteriovorus W DNA:
- a CDS encoding helix-turn-helix domain protein has protein sequence MSQIDQFLASLKRSLKAKNILYRDLAKSLDLSESSVKRILSSKSLSLERLEEICKVADLSFADVVKGARLEEGEASSVMTDDQESALADNPRLLHFFMMLQEGKSPAKIEKEYQISSAELKKYLFQLDRLNLIELHPRDKVKLKKPGSVRFRRDGAAGKVLWEQTKANYFHYDFKPEDYIRFSFMRLSNSSLAKFKSKLERLVVELQEEARFEGENEIPTSDIGILLSFRPWQYSYMGAIKRRS, from the coding sequence ATGTCCCAGATCGATCAATTTCTAGCGTCGTTAAAACGTAGTTTAAAAGCGAAAAACATTCTTTATAGAGACCTCGCCAAGTCTTTGGATCTCAGTGAGTCCAGTGTGAAAAGGATTCTTTCAAGTAAGAGTCTCAGTCTGGAACGCTTAGAAGAAATTTGCAAAGTGGCTGATCTCAGTTTTGCGGATGTGGTTAAGGGGGCTCGTCTTGAAGAAGGAGAAGCCTCTTCGGTGATGACGGATGATCAAGAGTCCGCTTTGGCAGACAACCCGCGCTTATTGCATTTCTTTATGATGTTGCAAGAGGGAAAGTCGCCCGCAAAAATCGAGAAGGAATATCAAATTTCGAGTGCGGAGCTGAAGAAGTATCTTTTTCAGTTAGATCGTTTGAATCTGATCGAACTTCATCCTCGCGACAAGGTGAAACTAAAGAAGCCAGGCTCTGTGCGTTTTCGTCGAGACGGAGCTGCGGGGAAAGTGCTTTGGGAGCAGACTAAGGCCAACTACTTTCATTATGATTTTAAACCCGAAGATTATATTCGCTTTTCTTTTATGCGTTTGAGTAATTCCTCATTGGCAAAATTTAAAAGTAAGTTAGAACGTCTGGTCGTGGAGTTGCAGGAAGAGGCAAGGTTCGAGGGGGAGAATGAAATCCCGACTTCAGATATTGGGATCCTTCTTTCTTTCCGTCCATGGCAATACTCATATATGGGCGCGATTAAGCGACGTAGCTAA